In one Plasmodium falciparum 3D7 genome assembly, chromosome: 14 genomic region, the following are encoded:
- a CDS encoding mannose-1-phosphate guanyltransferase, putative, giving the protein MNALILVGGYGTRLRPLTLTTPKPLINFCNKPIIEHQILHLAKCGIKEIILAIAYKPTNITNFVKEMEKKYNVQIIFSVEDEPLGTGGPLKLAENYLNKYDDFFVFNSDIICTFPLIEMMNFHKQNKAPLTILVKEVEDPRAFGVVITEDKMITKFEEKPLVPKSSLINAGIYILNKQILNFIPQRNCSLEKEIFPKLASDNMLYFYQLNNFWADIGKPLDFLKGQSLYMENLEERKYEKHMLLDHLLIYYSLNENHTKNVVHKNLFVSFENIEELNKFNENEENSFIKDIFLHTKIEGNVLISSTTIIKQNCVLGDNVVLGEHVIIGEGCRIKNSCVMSQSTINSYSYIENSIIGSKSRVGNWSRIEGLCVLGESVILKPEIFVNNAFILPFKEVNNSIYDKGAIIM; this is encoded by the exons atgaatgCATTAATTTTAGTTGGTGGTTATGGTACACGCTTGAGGCCGTTAACTTTAACAACTCCCAAAcctttaattaatttttgcAATAAACCAATAATAGAACATCAAATATTACATTTAGCAAAATGTGGAATTAAAGAAATAATCTTAGCTATCGCATATAAACCTACGAACATAACTAATTTTGTTAaagaaatggaaaaaaaatataatgtacaaattattttttcagtTGAAGACGAACCATTAGGAACAGGGGGGCCATTAAAACTTGCcgaaaattatttaaataaatatgatgattTCTTTGTGTTCAATTCAGACATAATTTGTACATTCCCCTTAATAGAAATGATGAATTTCCACAAGCAAAATAAAGCCCCACTAACAATACTG gTAAAAGAAGTGGAAGACCCAAGAGCATTTGGTGTTGTAATTACAGAAGATAAAATGATTACAAAATTTGAAGAGAAACCATTAGTTCCTAAATCAAGTTTAATTAATGCAggaatatacattttaaacaaacaaattttaaattttattccTCAAAGGAATTGTTccttagaaaaagaaattttccCAAAGCTAGCCAGtgataatatgttatatttttaccaATTGAATAATTTTTGGGCTGATATTGGTAAACCGTTAGATTTCCTAAAGGGACAATCATTATACATGGAAAATTTAGAAGAAAGGAAATATGAAAAGCATATGTTATTAGATCACttgttaatttattatagTTTAAATGAAAATCATACCAAAAATGTTgtacataaaaatttatttgtaagttttgaaaatatagaagaattaaataaatttaacgaaaatgaagaaaattcatttattaaagATATTTTTCTCCACACAAAAATTGAAGGAAACGTTTTAATATCATCAACAACAATAATTAAACAAAATTGTGTATTGGGTGATAATGTTGTACTAGGAGAACATGTAATCATAGGAGAAGGCTGtagaataaaaaattcatGTGTCATGAGCCAGTCTACCATAAATTCTTACTCATATATTGAAAACTCCATAATAGGGTCCAAGTCAAGAGTAGGAAATTGGTCACGCATTGAAGGATTATGTGTTTTAGGGGAAAGTGTTATTTTGAAACCTGAAATTTTTGTTAATAATGCATTTATTCTTCCTTTTAAGGAGGTTAACAATTCTATATATGATAAGGGGGCAATCATCATGTGA